A genomic region of Methanothermobacter thermautotrophicus str. Delta H contains the following coding sequences:
- the cobK gene encoding precorrin-6A reductase, with protein MSVIVMAGTEDARRIISRLSGMPWVEVTATATTEHGSDLAEKSGASRTVTGALDSDGLRELMADLDACILIDATHPFAAQATENALRACRETGTIYVRFERPEVIPDGVIRVGSFREAGEVASSLIGDGEVVMHLAGVSTLGDVLRSLEPERVAVRVLPSTSSIEKCLQLGVPPSHIIAMQGRFSAEMNLALLREYRAGAVITKESGETGGLPEKVEAASELGIPVILVERPEVNLEGEAVFGNINDLMDHVLKILRDMGQPGD; from the coding sequence ATGTCTGTCATCGTTATGGCCGGGACAGAGGATGCCAGGAGGATAATCTCGAGGCTCTCAGGGATGCCATGGGTCGAGGTGACAGCCACTGCGACAACAGAGCATGGATCTGACCTTGCAGAGAAGTCTGGAGCCTCAAGGACAGTTACAGGAGCTCTGGACAGTGATGGGCTCCGTGAACTCATGGCAGACCTTGATGCCTGCATCCTGATTGACGCCACCCACCCCTTCGCAGCCCAGGCAACAGAAAATGCTCTCAGGGCCTGCAGGGAAACCGGAACCATTTATGTGAGGTTTGAAAGGCCGGAAGTTATCCCTGATGGAGTTATAAGGGTCGGTTCATTCAGGGAGGCCGGTGAAGTCGCCTCATCCCTCATAGGGGATGGGGAGGTTGTGATGCACCTTGCTGGTGTATCCACCCTGGGTGATGTCCTCAGATCCCTTGAACCTGAGAGGGTTGCTGTCCGCGTACTCCCCTCCACCTCATCCATCGAGAAATGCCTCCAGCTGGGGGTCCCGCCCAGCCATATCATCGCCATGCAGGGCAGATTCTCGGCTGAAATGAACCTCGCCCTCCTCCGGGAATACCGTGCAGGTGCTGTTATAACCAAGGAGAGCGGTGAAACAGGTGGGCTCCCTGAGAAGGTTGAGGCGGCATCAGAACTCGGCATACCGGTTATACTCGTGGAGAGACCGGAGGTTAACCTTGAGGGTGAGGCTGTCTTCGGTAACATCAACGACCTCATGGACCATGTGCTGAAGATCCTCAGGGATATGGGACAGCCAGGTGACTGA
- the glp gene encoding molybdenum cofactor synthesis domain-containing protein encodes MGVEFLEIIDLDDARRITGELFSELYSQGTESVDILDADGRVLADDIESPVDLPPFDRASRDGYAVRAADTFGADEENPATLRCIETVEAGSVPSLEVAEGLCTRISTGAPVPEGADAVVMVEYTWEEVDRVYIQRPAYPSQHIAARGSDIRAGNVLLRTGTVLSPDKIAALSAAGITRVNVISKPSVCVISTGNELIEPSGQLEPGKIFDSNSAGLSSALKEAGCSVKHGGIVRDDYGELRDAILRGLEEADMVITSGGTSAGAGDILSEVLDELGRVVIHGISIKPGKPTIVGVVDDKIVVGLPGFPVSALIVFMSLIEPFIRKLSGRKASSGHVKTLKLAERLHSSRGRVHYALVMVDGDYARPIFKDSGAVAALAGADGYIEVPKNVEIINEGEEVEVVLFENR; translated from the coding sequence ATGGGTGTTGAATTTCTTGAGATAATCGATCTGGATGATGCCAGGAGAATAACAGGGGAACTGTTCAGTGAACTCTACAGCCAGGGCACTGAAAGTGTTGATATACTGGATGCTGATGGAAGGGTGCTTGCTGATGACATCGAAAGTCCGGTGGACCTCCCACCATTTGACAGGGCTTCCAGGGATGGCTATGCTGTGAGGGCCGCGGACACCTTCGGGGCAGATGAGGAGAACCCTGCCACCCTGAGGTGCATCGAGACCGTTGAGGCGGGGTCTGTACCGTCCCTTGAGGTTGCTGAGGGTTTGTGTACCAGGATAAGCACCGGGGCCCCTGTGCCTGAGGGTGCAGACGCAGTGGTCATGGTGGAGTACACCTGGGAGGAGGTGGACCGGGTTTACATTCAGAGACCTGCCTACCCGTCCCAGCACATAGCTGCAAGGGGATCCGATATCAGGGCGGGAAACGTCCTCCTCAGGACTGGAACAGTACTTTCACCCGATAAAATAGCAGCCCTCTCAGCTGCAGGGATAACCCGCGTCAATGTGATTTCAAAACCATCTGTATGTGTTATATCCACGGGTAATGAACTCATTGAGCCATCAGGACAGCTAGAGCCAGGTAAAATATTTGATTCAAATTCCGCGGGCCTTTCATCCGCCCTGAAGGAGGCTGGCTGCTCTGTTAAACATGGAGGGATAGTGCGGGATGACTATGGAGAGCTCAGGGATGCCATCCTCAGGGGCCTTGAGGAGGCTGATATGGTAATAACATCCGGGGGGACATCTGCAGGGGCCGGTGACATACTCTCGGAGGTCCTGGATGAACTGGGCAGGGTGGTTATTCATGGTATCTCAATAAAGCCTGGTAAACCCACTATAGTCGGGGTGGTTGATGATAAAATTGTTGTCGGACTCCCGGGGTTCCCTGTATCAGCCCTCATAGTGTTCATGTCACTCATAGAACCCTTCATAAGGAAACTGTCAGGTAGAAAGGCATCCTCAGGGCATGTTAAAACCCTTAAACTTGCAGAGCGGCTCCACTCATCAAGGGGCAGGGTGCACTATGCACTTGTGATGGTGGACGGGGATTATGCACGCCCAATATTCAAGGATTCAGGTGCAGTAGCAGCCCTGGCAGGGGCCGATGGTTACATCGAGGTCCCCAAGAACGTTGAGATCATCAATGAGGGAGAGGAAGTTGAAGTTGTCCTCTTCGAAAATCGGTAG
- the eif1A gene encoding translation initiation factor eIF-1A: protein MSRGHQTQEVRRVRTPRRGEIPGVVEQIMGHGKLKVRCADGHIRLGRIPGKMKKRIWIREGDVVLVKPWEFQSEEKADIVWRYTRTESNWLERKGYLKL from the coding sequence TTGAGTAGAGGACATCAGACACAGGAAGTCAGGCGTGTTAGGACCCCCAGGAGGGGTGAGATACCGGGAGTTGTTGAACAGATAATGGGCCACGGAAAACTGAAGGTGAGGTGTGCCGATGGCCATATAAGGCTCGGCCGTATCCCCGGGAAGATGAAAAAGAGGATATGGATACGTGAAGGGGACGTGGTCCTCGTTAAGCCCTGGGAGTTCCAGAGCGAAGAGAAGGCTGATATCGTCTGGAGATACACACGTACAGAGTCAAACTGGCTCGAAAGGAAGGGTTACCTTAAACTGTAA
- a CDS encoding serine protein kinase RIO has product MDPEETGKAPEIRALKSRAVNRVDSDLGRMEAVKRLKGVEDRRVGSEVFDELTLKTLYKLANSGYLAVLNGAVSTGKEANVFKGITDTDDFVAVKIYRVATSDFKKMQYYIQGDPRFKVRTTNRRQLVQAWVNKEFRNLKRALEAGVRVPEPVTARDNVLIMEFIGKDGVPAPTMRDAPPEDPEEALETIIEYMHRLYKGARLVHGDLSFFNILNHCGEPVIIDVSQAMVLDHPLAGELLERDIENIIRDFRRIGVSVSADYIRERITGK; this is encoded by the coding sequence ATGGACCCCGAAGAAACCGGGAAGGCCCCCGAGATCAGGGCCCTTAAATCCAGGGCAGTGAACAGGGTTGATTCCGACCTCGGCCGGATGGAGGCTGTTAAAAGATTGAAGGGTGTTGAGGACCGGCGGGTCGGTAGCGAGGTCTTTGATGAGCTGACCCTCAAAACCCTCTACAAGCTGGCGAATTCAGGTTACCTTGCTGTTCTCAATGGTGCTGTGAGTACCGGGAAGGAGGCCAATGTCTTCAAGGGCATCACAGACACCGACGACTTCGTTGCAGTCAAGATCTACCGGGTGGCCACATCCGACTTCAAGAAGATGCAGTACTACATCCAGGGGGACCCCAGATTCAAGGTCAGGACAACAAACAGGCGCCAGCTGGTCCAGGCCTGGGTTAACAAGGAATTCCGGAACCTTAAGAGGGCACTTGAGGCAGGGGTCCGTGTACCGGAACCGGTCACTGCAAGGGACAATGTGCTCATAATGGAATTCATTGGGAAGGATGGTGTTCCGGCGCCCACCATGCGGGACGCCCCACCAGAGGACCCTGAGGAAGCCCTTGAGACAATAATTGAATACATGCACCGCCTCTATAAGGGAGCCCGGCTTGTCCATGGGGATCTATCATTCTTCAACATACTCAACCATTGCGGTGAACCCGTGATAATAGATGTATCCCAGGCAATGGTGCTTGACCATCCCCTTGCCGGCGAACTCCTTGAAAGGGACATAGAGAACATAATACGTGACTTCAGAAGGATAGGAGTTTCTGTAAGTGCAGATTATATCCGGGAGAGGATAACCGGAAAGTGA